Proteins encoded together in one Polypterus senegalus isolate Bchr_013 chromosome 16, ASM1683550v1, whole genome shotgun sequence window:
- the spata17 gene encoding spermatogenesis-associated protein 17 isoform X1, with protein sequence MATLEKLLRRVEDIHEEYFRRNRIAEEDRAKEVKAAIMIQAWYRGCRVRGYLRYLNRMAIIIQKNWRGYLGRKYFRKMMKTEYFVVKMNFYNEMAVRIQKRWRSYYVRKYIHNYYAIKSYLEGLTVKNAIIREKLNEYVETTLKRQEEMALDNEERRKDYQAQRTHYLISTELRPGVFNSPFRLFPDEMEFRLQRCRPQIHSALPVCETDHTTRASGSAASFTSASMQRLPPISKKKLQGPFRDPAEVLQQRLKPLEPTLRVATSITSMEEARKELKREEERGRVNNKLFYPFSKADNNTKYEPSIHSSGSPELIAYGSKHFRDENLELLQGKKAFKTVFTPIQLFDKYGKTYSSNGNVV encoded by the exons ATGGCCACGCTAGAGAAACTGCTGAGGCGGGTGGAGGACATCCATGAGGAGTATTTTAGGAGAAACAG GATTGCTGAGGAGGACAGAGCAAAGGAGGTGAAGGCAGCCATCATGATCCAGGCCTGGTACCGAGGATGCAGAGTGCGTGGATACCTTAG GTATCTGAACAGAATGGCTATAATCATTCAAAAGAATTGGCGAGGATACCTGGGAAGAAAGTATTTCAGGAAAATGATGAAG ACAGAATATTTTGTTGTGAAGATGAATTTCTACAATGAAATGGCAGTTAGG ATTCAAAAACGCTGGAGATCATACTATGTACGAAAATACATTCATAATTATTATGCAATTAAGAGTTACTTGGAGGGCCTGACCGTAAAGAATGCAATTATCAG AGAGAAGCTGAATGAATATGTAGAGACGACACTGAAGAGGCAGGAAGAAATGGCCCTTGACAATGAAGAGAGGAGAAAAGACTACCAGGCACAGAGAACGCATTACCTTATCAGCACTGAGCTC CGCCCAGGTGTCTTTAACTCTCCATTCAGACTTTTCCCTGATGAAATGGAATTCCGGCTGCAGCGTTGCCGACCTCAGATCCACTCTGCACTTCCGGTCTGTGAGACAGATCACACGACAAGAGCATCTGGATCAGCGGCTTCCTTTACGTCGGCTTCAATGCAGCGTTTACCTCCAATCTCGAAAAAGAAACTCCAA GGACCATTCCGAGATCCTGCTGAAGTATTGCAGCAGCGCCTCAAACCTCTGGAGCCAACCCTGAGAGTCGCAACATCAATCACGTCCATGGAAGAAGCGAGAAAGGAGCTgaaaagagaggaagagagaggccGGGTGAATAACAAGTT ATTCTATCCTTTCTCTAAAGCagacaataatacaaaatatgagCCATCCATTCATTCTTCAGGGTCGCCTGAGCTGATTGCCTATGGCAGTAAACATTTTAGAGATGAAAACCTGGAGTTGTTACAAGGCAAAAAG GCCTTTAAAACGGTGTTTACACCAATACAGCTCTTTGACAAATATGGAAAAACGTATTCAAGCAATGGAAATGTTGTGTGA
- the spata17 gene encoding spermatogenesis-associated protein 17 isoform X2, with amino-acid sequence MIQAWYRGCRVRGYLRYLNRMAIIIQKNWRGYLGRKYFRKMMKTEYFVVKMNFYNEMAVRIQKRWRSYYVRKYIHNYYAIKSYLEGLTVKNAIIREKLNEYVETTLKRQEEMALDNEERRKDYQAQRTHYLISTELRPGVFNSPFRLFPDEMEFRLQRCRPQIHSALPVCETDHTTRASGSAASFTSASMQRLPPISKKKLQGPFRDPAEVLQQRLKPLEPTLRVATSITSMEEARKELKREEERGRVNNKLFYPFSKADNNTKYEPSIHSSGSPELIAYGSKHFRDENLELLQGKKAFKTVFTPIQLFDKYGKTYSSNGNVV; translated from the exons ATGATCCAGGCCTGGTACCGAGGATGCAGAGTGCGTGGATACCTTAG GTATCTGAACAGAATGGCTATAATCATTCAAAAGAATTGGCGAGGATACCTGGGAAGAAAGTATTTCAGGAAAATGATGAAG ACAGAATATTTTGTTGTGAAGATGAATTTCTACAATGAAATGGCAGTTAGG ATTCAAAAACGCTGGAGATCATACTATGTACGAAAATACATTCATAATTATTATGCAATTAAGAGTTACTTGGAGGGCCTGACCGTAAAGAATGCAATTATCAG AGAGAAGCTGAATGAATATGTAGAGACGACACTGAAGAGGCAGGAAGAAATGGCCCTTGACAATGAAGAGAGGAGAAAAGACTACCAGGCACAGAGAACGCATTACCTTATCAGCACTGAGCTC CGCCCAGGTGTCTTTAACTCTCCATTCAGACTTTTCCCTGATGAAATGGAATTCCGGCTGCAGCGTTGCCGACCTCAGATCCACTCTGCACTTCCGGTCTGTGAGACAGATCACACGACAAGAGCATCTGGATCAGCGGCTTCCTTTACGTCGGCTTCAATGCAGCGTTTACCTCCAATCTCGAAAAAGAAACTCCAA GGACCATTCCGAGATCCTGCTGAAGTATTGCAGCAGCGCCTCAAACCTCTGGAGCCAACCCTGAGAGTCGCAACATCAATCACGTCCATGGAAGAAGCGAGAAAGGAGCTgaaaagagaggaagagagaggccGGGTGAATAACAAGTT ATTCTATCCTTTCTCTAAAGCagacaataatacaaaatatgagCCATCCATTCATTCTTCAGGGTCGCCTGAGCTGATTGCCTATGGCAGTAAACATTTTAGAGATGAAAACCTGGAGTTGTTACAAGGCAAAAAG GCCTTTAAAACGGTGTTTACACCAATACAGCTCTTTGACAAATATGGAAAAACGTATTCAAGCAATGGAAATGTTGTGTGA